One Serinicoccus chungangensis genomic window carries:
- a CDS encoding VOC family protein: MAPSTPSTTSTSFQDLPGTEDWRVLGRGAAAWFAARSHSDAALLARAVGELCRDGDTAPPDLDVRSTGVQVRLGADTRVTAVHADLARAISDTARGLGLEPQPGVLRELGLVVDTQHLEGVRAFWESALGYERHDQDGLADPLRRHPLLRLQRMDAPRPLRNRLHLDSVAAQPVASGTVDRLAAGGADVAHHGYYATVADEEGNEVDILPLPEDADRWDAPETDDWRLVFSAVAVYPAATLEQATRLVTVAAEIADRAGLPLLLDVRPARSAGHPVGGPEETVVVLDTGKDRCEMDEGYLPLCQRVQREARSLGLTAAPERARFIQVGIDAADVATTRSFWQAVLGYEPDPRGGVTDIVDPRRLGPVLFFQPLDLEETERRTQRNRLHLEAVVPHDVAAATVSTGLRAGGVLVRDHGPASWTLADPEGNEIDIVAGAAREEHRV; encoded by the coding sequence ATGGCACCGAGCACACCCTCGACGACCAGCACGAGCTTCCAGGATCTGCCCGGCACGGAGGACTGGCGCGTCCTCGGCCGTGGCGCCGCCGCGTGGTTCGCCGCCAGGTCGCACTCCGACGCGGCGCTGCTGGCGCGTGCGGTGGGCGAGCTCTGCCGGGATGGCGACACCGCACCTCCCGACCTGGACGTCCGCTCCACCGGCGTCCAGGTCCGCCTCGGCGCTGACACCAGGGTGACGGCCGTTCACGCCGACCTCGCGAGGGCCATCTCGGACACCGCCCGTGGGCTCGGTCTGGAGCCACAGCCGGGCGTCCTCCGGGAGCTGGGCCTGGTGGTCGACACGCAGCACCTCGAGGGCGTGAGGGCGTTCTGGGAATCGGCCCTCGGGTATGAACGCCACGACCAGGACGGCCTGGCCGACCCGCTGCGTCGTCATCCTTTGCTGAGGCTTCAGCGGATGGACGCCCCACGACCGCTGCGCAACCGGCTCCATCTGGACTCCGTGGCCGCCCAGCCGGTCGCGTCCGGGACGGTGGACCGTCTGGCCGCAGGAGGGGCCGACGTGGCCCACCACGGCTACTACGCGACGGTCGCGGACGAGGAGGGCAACGAGGTCGACATCCTGCCGCTGCCCGAGGACGCGGACCGCTGGGACGCGCCGGAGACCGATGACTGGCGACTGGTCTTCTCCGCCGTGGCCGTCTACCCCGCCGCCACGCTCGAGCAGGCGACCCGCCTCGTGACCGTCGCCGCCGAGATCGCCGACCGGGCCGGGCTCCCGCTCCTGCTCGACGTGCGACCCGCCCGATCCGCGGGACACCCCGTCGGTGGCCCCGAGGAGACGGTCGTGGTCCTCGACACGGGCAAGGACCGCTGTGAGATGGACGAGGGCTACCTCCCGCTCTGCCAACGTGTCCAGCGCGAGGCCCGGTCGCTCGGGCTGACTGCCGCGCCCGAGCGGGCCCGCTTCATCCAGGTCGGCATCGATGCTGCCGACGTCGCCACGACGCGCTCCTTCTGGCAGGCGGTCCTGGGCTACGAGCCCGACCCGCGCGGCGGCGTCACGGACATCGTCGACCCGCGGCGCCTCGGCCCCGTCCTCTTCTTCCAGCCCCTGGATCTCGAGGAGACCGAGCGTCGCACCCAGCGCAACCGCCTCCACCTGGAGGCGGTCGTGCCCCACGATGTGGCGGCCGCCACGGTGTCGACGGGGCTGCGCGCCGGAGGCGTCCTCGTGCGCGACCACGGCCCGGCCTCGTGGACCCTGGCCGACCCCGAGGGCAACGAGATCGACATCGTGGCCGGCGCGGCGAGGGAGGAGCACCGGGTGTGA
- a CDS encoding LLM class flavin-dependent oxidoreductase, which translates to MPSSRIPLSVLDLVPRSQGMTAATAIQESVTLAREVDELGYRRFWMAEHHGSEAFMSSATALLLGHVAHATQRIRLGSGGVMLPNHSPLMVAEYYGTLATIHGDRFDLGLGRAPGTDPMTAAALSRSSGHLPDFASEVADLQGYLGAPQAGRRVRALPGEGTEVPLWMLGSSTGGAQVAAALGLPFSFASHFAPDQLAEALAIYRDRFRADAATAQVDRPTTMAGVNVLVAPTQEEADHLFTTAQLMAIRIRSGQPAPLDPPVDSLASVVPTELLPLANAHQSVRMVGTPDTVVEQLESFAATHELDELIVTTYTYDPQMRRRSYRMLADAWGMPSASPVEMAS; encoded by the coding sequence ATGCCCTCCTCTCGCATCCCGCTGTCCGTGCTCGACCTCGTGCCCCGCTCGCAGGGCATGACGGCCGCCACCGCCATCCAGGAGTCCGTCACGCTCGCACGCGAGGTCGACGAGCTCGGCTATCGCCGCTTCTGGATGGCCGAGCACCACGGGTCCGAGGCGTTCATGTCCTCCGCCACCGCTCTCCTGCTCGGGCATGTCGCCCACGCCACCCAGCGCATCCGGCTCGGCTCGGGCGGGGTGATGCTGCCCAACCACTCACCGCTCATGGTCGCCGAGTACTACGGGACCCTCGCCACCATCCACGGGGACCGCTTCGACCTGGGCCTGGGTCGTGCACCGGGCACGGATCCCATGACGGCCGCCGCACTGTCGCGCTCGAGCGGCCATCTGCCGGACTTCGCCTCGGAGGTGGCGGACCTGCAGGGCTACCTCGGTGCTCCGCAGGCCGGCCGCAGGGTGCGCGCCCTCCCCGGCGAGGGCACCGAGGTGCCGCTCTGGATGCTCGGCTCCTCGACCGGCGGAGCCCAGGTGGCCGCGGCGCTCGGACTGCCCTTCTCCTTCGCGTCGCACTTCGCCCCCGACCAGCTCGCGGAGGCGCTGGCCATCTACCGCGACCGCTTCCGCGCTGACGCCGCCACCGCCCAGGTCGACCGCCCGACCACCATGGCCGGCGTCAACGTCCTGGTGGCGCCGACCCAGGAGGAGGCCGACCACCTCTTCACCACGGCGCAACTGATGGCCATCCGCATCCGCTCCGGCCAGCCGGCCCCGCTCGACCCGCCGGTCGACAGCCTCGCCTCCGTCGTGCCGACCGAGCTCCTCCCCCTGGCCAACGCCCACCAGTCCGTCCGCATGGTCGGCACCCCGGACACGGTCGTCGAGCAGCTCGAGAGCTTCGCCGCGACCCACGAGCTGGACGAGCTGATCGTCACCACCTACACCTACGACCCGCAGATGCGCCGGCGCAGCTACCGGATGCTGGCCGACGCCTGGGGTATGCCGTCCGCCTCCCCCGTCGAGATGGCGTCCTGA